From Terriglobales bacterium, a single genomic window includes:
- a CDS encoding DUF420 domain-containing protein has product MSLLPTVNAVLNGTSAILIASAHKFIRRGNVVVHRGLMIAAVATSSLFFASYIYYHAHVGSVHFQGQGISRPIYFAILITHTLLAASIPPLVIITLTLGLRRRDQRHRRIARWTYPIWLYVSITGVVIYLMLYQIFRAPV; this is encoded by the coding sequence TTGTCATTGTTACCGACGGTGAACGCGGTCCTGAATGGAACCAGCGCGATCCTGATCGCCTCGGCGCACAAGTTCATTCGCCGCGGAAACGTGGTGGTCCACCGCGGGCTGATGATCGCGGCAGTGGCGACGTCGTCGCTGTTCTTCGCTTCCTACATTTACTATCACGCGCACGTCGGCAGCGTGCATTTCCAGGGACAAGGCATCTCGCGTCCGATTTATTTCGCTATCCTGATCACGCACACGCTGCTGGCGGCCTCGATTCCGCCGCTGGTCATCATCACGTTGACGCTCGGGCTGCGACGGCGGGACCAGCGCCACCGGCGAATCGCGCGCTGGACCTACCCGATCTGGCTCTATGTCTCGATCACCGGGGTTGTGATTTACTTGATGCTGTACCAGATCTTCCGCGCGCCCGTATGA
- a CDS encoding ABC transporter permease has translation MTTAIQSVPVPSVGTIIPAVSLWWREVVRFYRQRSRVVGVIASPVLFWIVIGSGFGTSFNGGSGAGNQHYLDYFFPGALIMIVLFTSIFTMMSVIEDRKEGFLLSVLVAPVNRSVIVLGKVLGGTTLAMIQGLVFLCFAPALGIHFSLAQFGLIVLDVFLVSFSLTALGFIIAWPMDSSQGFHAVINLFLIPLWLLSGALFPLTGASGWIRLLMRINPLTYGNEALRALLFPNSAIFAVSTCLVVLAGFSLVMFVVAFLVANRRTTKPAA, from the coding sequence ATGACTACAGCCATCCAATCCGTTCCCGTGCCGTCGGTTGGGACCATCATTCCTGCGGTCTCGCTGTGGTGGCGCGAGGTGGTTCGCTTCTATCGCCAGCGCTCGCGCGTCGTCGGTGTCATCGCCTCCCCGGTCCTGTTCTGGATCGTCATCGGCTCCGGCTTCGGCACCTCCTTCAACGGCGGCAGCGGCGCCGGCAACCAGCACTATCTCGATTACTTCTTTCCTGGCGCGCTGATCATGATTGTTCTGTTCACCTCCATCTTCACCATGATGTCGGTGATCGAGGACCGCAAGGAAGGCTTCCTGCTCTCCGTTCTGGTCGCGCCTGTCAATCGCTCCGTGATCGTGCTGGGCAAAGTTCTCGGCGGCACCACGCTTGCCATGATTCAAGGACTGGTCTTCCTCTGCTTTGCGCCCGCGCTCGGCATCCACTTCAGCCTGGCGCAGTTCGGCCTCATCGTACTCGACGTTTTTCTCGTCTCGTTCTCCCTGACCGCGCTCGGCTTCATCATTGCCTGGCCCATGGATTCCTCGCAGGGCTTTCACGCCGTTATCAACCTGTTCCTGATTCCGCTGTGGCTGCTCTCGGGCGCGCTGTTCCCGCTCACCGGCGCTTCCGGATGGATTCGCCTGCTGATGCGCATCAATCCGCTGACTTACGGCAACGAAGCCCTGCGCGCGCTGCTCTTCCCCAACAGCGCCATCTTCGCCGTGAGCACTTGCCTGGTTGTATTGGCGGGATTTTCCCTGGTGATGTTCGTGGTCGCGTTCCTGGTCGCCAATCGCCGCACCACGAAACCTGCAGCGTAG